A region from the Neomonachus schauinslandi chromosome 2, ASM220157v2, whole genome shotgun sequence genome encodes:
- the LOC110590842 gene encoding 40S ribosomal protein S20-like, which produces MAFQDTGKTPVEPEVAIHRIRITLTSRNVKSLEKVCADLIRGSKEKNLKVKGPVRMPTKTLRITTRKTPCGEGSKTWDRFQMRIHKRLIDLHSPSEIVKRITSISIEPGVEVEVTIANA; this is translated from the coding sequence ATGGCTTTTCAAGACACCGGGAAGACACCCGTGGAACCGGAGGTGGCGATTCACCGAATTAGAATAACTCTCACCAGCCGCAAcgtaaaatctttggaaaaggtATGTGCTGACTTGATCAGAGGctcaaaggaaaagaatctcaaagtgAAAGGACCAGTTCGGATGCCTACCAAGACTCTGAGAATCACTACAAGAAAAACTCCTTGTGGTGAAGGTTCTAAGACCTGGGATCGTTTTCAGATGAGGATCCACAAGCGACTCATTGATTTGCACAGTCCTTCTGAGATTGTTAAACGGATTACTTCCATCAGTATTGAGCCAGGAGTTGAGGTTGAAGTCACCATTGCAAATGCTTAA